A genomic segment from Blastococcus sp. PRF04-17 encodes:
- a CDS encoding aconitate hydratase codes for MAASKDSFGARSTLTVEGTDYDIYRLDAVEGAEKLPFSLKVLLENLLRTEDGADITADHIRAIANWDPNAEPDQEIQFTPARVVMQDFTGVPCIVDLATMREAMAELGGDPQKINPLAPAELVIDHSVIADIFGTEDSFQRNVEIEYERNGERYQFLRWGQGAFSDFKVVPPGTGIVHQVNIEHLARVIFPRQEGDRTVAYPDTCVGTDSHTTMVNGLGVLGWGVGGIEAEAAMLGQPVSMLIPRVVGFKLYGQLPDGATATDLVLTITEMLRQHGVVGKFVEFYGEGVSAVPLANRATIGNMSPEFGSTAAMFPIDQETITYLELTGRSREQVALVEAYAKEQGLWHDPSREPAFSEYLELDLGTVVPSIAGPKRPQDRVAITEAKSSFRAALADYVQADETGGEDRKPGVPAQEKPYGVTSSVDEAVAETFPASDPIAETHGNGEAGKPHHYEGGDVADRPRKPTRVVMEDGTETEIDHGHVVIAAITSCTNTSNPQVMIGAALLAKNAVERGLASKPWVKTTLAPGSKVVMDYYEKAELTPYLEKLGFYLVGYGCTTCIGNSGPLPEPVSKAVNDADLAVVSVLSGNRNFEGRINPDVKMNYLASPPLVIAYALAGSMDVDLNNDPLGQDQDGNDVFLRDIWPSPQEVQRVIDHAVSAEQFGRSYEDVFAGTEQWQNLPTPTGDTFEWDPQSTYVRKPPYFEGMPAEPTPVEDITGARTLAMLGDSVTTDHISPAGSIKADSPAGRYLREHGVDRRDFNSYGSRRGNHEVMIRGTFANIRLRNQLVPGTEGGVTKNHLTGETTTIYEASQGYQEAGIPLVVLAGKEYGSGSSRDWAAKGTALLGVKAVIAESYERIHRSNLIGMGVLPLQYPEGQNRESLGLTGDEEFTITGITALNDGETPRTVRVKAGEVEFDARVRIDTPGEANYYRNGGIMQYVLRSLRGSAA; via the coding sequence GTGGCAGCCAGCAAGGACAGCTTCGGAGCCCGTTCGACGCTCACCGTCGAGGGCACCGACTACGACATCTACCGACTCGACGCGGTGGAGGGCGCGGAGAAGCTGCCCTTCAGCCTCAAGGTCCTGCTCGAGAACCTGCTGCGCACCGAGGACGGCGCGGACATCACCGCCGACCACATCCGGGCGATCGCGAACTGGGACCCGAACGCGGAGCCCGACCAGGAGATCCAGTTCACGCCCGCCCGCGTGGTCATGCAGGACTTCACCGGCGTCCCCTGCATCGTCGACCTCGCCACCATGCGCGAGGCGATGGCGGAGCTGGGCGGCGACCCGCAGAAGATCAACCCGCTCGCGCCCGCCGAGCTGGTCATCGACCACTCCGTGATCGCCGACATCTTCGGCACCGAGGACTCGTTCCAGCGCAACGTCGAGATCGAGTACGAGCGCAACGGCGAGCGCTACCAGTTCCTGCGCTGGGGCCAGGGCGCCTTCAGCGACTTCAAGGTCGTCCCCCCGGGCACCGGCATCGTGCACCAGGTCAACATCGAGCACCTGGCCCGCGTGATCTTCCCGCGGCAGGAGGGTGACCGCACCGTCGCCTACCCCGACACCTGCGTGGGCACCGACTCGCACACCACCATGGTGAACGGCCTGGGCGTGCTCGGCTGGGGCGTCGGCGGCATCGAGGCCGAGGCCGCCATGCTCGGCCAGCCGGTCTCGATGCTGATCCCGCGGGTCGTGGGCTTCAAGCTCTACGGACAGCTGCCCGACGGCGCCACGGCGACCGACCTGGTCCTCACGATCACCGAGATGCTGCGCCAGCACGGCGTGGTCGGGAAGTTCGTCGAGTTCTACGGCGAGGGCGTCTCCGCCGTCCCGCTGGCCAACCGCGCCACGATCGGCAACATGAGCCCGGAGTTCGGCTCCACGGCGGCCATGTTCCCCATCGACCAGGAGACCATCACCTACCTGGAGCTCACCGGCCGCTCCCGCGAGCAGGTGGCGCTGGTCGAGGCCTACGCCAAGGAGCAGGGCCTCTGGCACGACCCGTCCCGCGAGCCGGCGTTCTCCGAGTACCTGGAGCTCGACCTCGGCACCGTCGTCCCGTCGATCGCCGGCCCGAAGCGCCCGCAGGACCGCGTCGCCATCACCGAGGCCAAGTCCTCCTTCCGGGCCGCGCTCGCCGACTACGTGCAGGCCGACGAGACCGGTGGCGAGGACCGCAAGCCCGGCGTCCCGGCGCAGGAGAAGCCGTACGGCGTGACGTCCTCGGTCGACGAGGCCGTCGCCGAGACCTTCCCGGCCTCCGACCCCATCGCCGAGACGCACGGCAACGGCGAGGCCGGCAAGCCACACCACTACGAGGGCGGCGACGTGGCCGACCGGCCGCGAAAGCCCACCCGCGTGGTGATGGAGGACGGCACCGAGACCGAGATCGACCACGGCCACGTGGTGATCGCGGCGATCACCTCCTGCACCAACACGTCGAACCCGCAGGTGATGATCGGCGCCGCGCTGCTGGCCAAGAACGCCGTCGAGCGCGGGCTGGCCTCCAAGCCGTGGGTGAAGACGACGCTGGCCCCCGGGTCCAAGGTCGTCATGGACTACTACGAGAAGGCCGAGCTGACCCCGTACCTGGAGAAGCTGGGCTTCTACCTGGTCGGCTACGGCTGCACGACCTGCATCGGCAACTCCGGCCCGCTGCCCGAGCCGGTCAGCAAGGCCGTCAACGACGCCGACCTCGCCGTCGTGTCGGTGCTCTCGGGCAACCGCAACTTCGAGGGCCGGATCAACCCCGACGTCAAGATGAACTACCTGGCCTCGCCCCCGCTGGTCATCGCCTACGCGCTGGCCGGCTCCATGGACGTCGACCTGAACAACGACCCGCTGGGTCAGGACCAGGACGGCAACGACGTCTTCCTGCGCGACATCTGGCCCTCGCCGCAGGAGGTCCAGCGGGTCATCGACCACGCCGTCTCCGCGGAGCAGTTCGGGCGCAGCTACGAGGACGTGTTCGCCGGCACGGAGCAGTGGCAGAACCTGCCCACGCCGACCGGGGACACGTTCGAGTGGGACCCGCAGAGCACCTACGTCCGCAAGCCCCCGTACTTCGAGGGCATGCCGGCCGAGCCGACCCCGGTCGAGGACATCACCGGCGCCCGCACCCTGGCGATGCTCGGCGACTCGGTGACCACCGACCACATCTCCCCCGCCGGGTCCATCAAGGCCGACAGCCCGGCCGGCAGGTACCTGCGGGAGCACGGCGTGGACCGCCGCGACTTCAACTCCTACGGCTCCCGGCGCGGGAACCACGAGGTGATGATCCGCGGCACCTTCGCCAACATCCGGCTGCGCAACCAGCTGGTGCCCGGCACCGAGGGTGGCGTCACCAAGAACCACCTGACCGGCGAGACGACGACGATCTACGAGGCGTCGCAGGGCTACCAGGAGGCCGGCATCCCGCTGGTCGTGCTGGCGGGCAAGGAGTACGGCTCGGGCTCGTCGCGTGACTGGGCGGCCAAGGGGACGGCGCTGCTCGGCGTCAAGGCGGTCATCGCCGAGAGCTACGAGCGGATCCACCGGTCGAACCTGATCGGCATGGGCGTGCTGCCGCTGCAGTACCCCGAGGGCCAGAACCGCGAGTCGCTGGGCCTGACCGGCGACGAGGAGTTCACGATCACCGGGATCACGGCGCTCAACGACGGCGAGACCCCGCGCACGGTCAGGGTGAAGGCCGGCGAGGTCGAGTTCGACGCCCGCGTCCGGATCGACACCCCCGGCGAGGCGAACTACTACCGCAACGGCGGGATCATGCAGTACGTGCTCCGCTCGCTGCGCGGCTCCGCCGCCTGA
- a CDS encoding C40 family peptidase: MASRTWSSVMGVAVAAAVTVGLAPGIAAAAPSNGQIAEAERAAARAEQQIRDLSGQLARAQDVVAAARTAAVIALDEYQAMQGAYQVAQQEADMAAAAAAKATADLEVARDEVIAFARRSYMEGSTYAGAAALITAADPAQMIERAALLEAAGSHRSAVLDRVTVLQEQATAADAAARSAVADAAALRTVAEEKLAVAQAAEIEARQQATALVAQQGQLQAQLAAAEAELASFVGARAAAERTARVDRPSPAPRPAPIGNQNQAGAGDANAAAVAIDAAKNYLGLPYAWGGGGTFGPGPGLHPDTGVIGFDCSGLTQYAYAQAGISIPRNSRAQYAALPKVPSHALQPGDLVFWANDASDPTTIYHVAIYLGGDQVIQAPQSGDVVKISAMWWSGYAGAVRPSA; encoded by the coding sequence GTGGCCAGCCGTACGTGGAGCAGTGTCATGGGCGTGGCCGTCGCGGCCGCGGTCACCGTGGGGCTCGCACCGGGCATCGCCGCGGCGGCGCCGAGCAACGGCCAGATCGCCGAGGCCGAGAGGGCCGCCGCGCGCGCTGAGCAGCAGATCAGGGACCTGTCGGGTCAGCTGGCGCGCGCACAGGACGTCGTCGCCGCCGCCCGAACCGCCGCGGTCATCGCGCTGGACGAGTACCAGGCGATGCAGGGCGCGTACCAGGTCGCCCAGCAGGAGGCCGACATGGCGGCCGCCGCCGCGGCCAAGGCCACCGCCGATCTCGAGGTCGCCCGGGACGAGGTCATCGCCTTCGCCCGGCGCAGCTACATGGAGGGCAGCACCTACGCCGGTGCCGCCGCCCTGATCACCGCGGCCGATCCCGCGCAGATGATCGAGCGCGCCGCGCTGCTCGAGGCGGCGGGCAGCCACCGGTCCGCCGTCCTCGACCGGGTCACGGTGCTGCAGGAGCAGGCGACGGCGGCCGACGCGGCGGCCCGCTCGGCGGTGGCGGACGCGGCGGCCCTCAGGACGGTTGCCGAGGAGAAGCTCGCCGTCGCGCAGGCGGCGGAGATCGAGGCGCGGCAGCAGGCGACCGCACTCGTCGCCCAGCAGGGGCAGCTGCAGGCGCAGCTCGCCGCGGCCGAGGCGGAGCTCGCCTCCTTCGTCGGCGCCCGCGCGGCCGCCGAACGCACGGCCCGGGTCGACCGCCCCTCGCCGGCGCCGCGGCCCGCGCCGATCGGGAACCAGAACCAGGCCGGCGCCGGCGACGCCAACGCCGCGGCGGTGGCCATCGACGCCGCGAAGAACTACCTCGGGCTGCCCTATGCCTGGGGCGGCGGCGGCACCTTCGGCCCCGGTCCGGGTCTGCACCCCGACACGGGCGTCATCGGTTTCGACTGCAGCGGGCTGACCCAGTACGCCTACGCGCAGGCCGGCATCAGCATCCCGCGCAACAGCCGGGCGCAGTACGCCGCGCTGCCCAAGGTGCCGAGCCACGCGCTGCAGCCGGGCGACCTCGTCTTCTGGGCCAACGACGCGTCGGACCCCACGACGATCTACCACGTGGCGATCTACCTCGGCGGCGACCAGGTGATCCAGGCGCCCCAGAGCGGTGACGTCGTGAAGATCTCGGCGATGTGGTGGAGCGGCTACGCCGGCGCGGTGCGACCGAGCGCGTGA
- a CDS encoding SDR family oxidoreductase: protein MDLGLGGRGYLLTGASRGLGFATARALVDDGARVHLSARRPESVQRAVDELGGEPAAHGSTVDLGAPEAVSRLVEEAVERLGRIDGALVSVGGPAPGTVFQTDVDQWRDAYESVVLGPLELVRALVPHLGEGAAIGFVLSTSVRQPLGHLAISNALRPGLAMTAKALADELGPRGIRVFGLMPGTIATDRIAEIEAASGDPQAARARTEAGIPLRRVGRPEEFGRVAAFALSPAASYVTGSMIAVDGGILRAL from the coding sequence ATGGATCTGGGCCTGGGCGGTCGCGGCTACCTGCTCACCGGCGCCAGCCGGGGGCTGGGGTTCGCGACCGCCCGTGCCCTGGTCGACGACGGCGCACGGGTGCACCTGAGCGCTCGCCGGCCCGAATCGGTGCAGCGAGCGGTGGACGAGCTGGGCGGGGAGCCGGCCGCGCACGGCTCGACGGTCGACCTCGGGGCACCCGAGGCCGTCTCACGGCTGGTCGAGGAGGCCGTCGAGCGGCTGGGCCGGATCGACGGCGCCCTGGTCTCGGTGGGCGGCCCCGCACCCGGCACGGTCTTCCAGACCGACGTCGACCAGTGGCGCGACGCCTACGAGAGCGTCGTCCTGGGCCCGCTCGAACTGGTCCGCGCACTGGTGCCGCACCTCGGCGAGGGTGCGGCCATCGGTTTCGTGCTCTCCACCTCGGTGCGCCAGCCCCTGGGGCACCTCGCTATCTCCAACGCCCTCCGCCCGGGCCTGGCGATGACGGCCAAGGCCCTGGCCGACGAGCTCGGGCCGCGGGGCATCCGCGTCTTCGGGCTGATGCCGGGCACGATCGCGACCGACCGGATCGCCGAGATCGAGGCCGCGTCCGGGGATCCGCAGGCGGCGCGGGCACGGACCGAGGCAGGCATCCCGCTGCGCCGCGTCGGACGACCGGAAGAGTTCGGCCGGGTCGCCGCCTTCGCGCTCTCCCCTGCCGCCTCGTACGTGACCGGCAGCATGATCGCGGTCGACGGCGGCATCCTCCGCGCGCTGTGA
- a CDS encoding SIR2 family NAD-dependent protein deacylase encodes MTGAVPETLPEWLTAARRITVLTGAGISTESGIPDYRGPNGVWTRDPDAEKLVTLGYYLADPEIRRRSWLLRRAMQDADPQPNAGHRALVDLERQGRLRALVTQNIDGLHQAAGSSGELVHEIHGTVHEVVCTDCGDRTTIREALDRVAAGEPDPECRVCGGILKTATVYFGQMLEERVVEACTAAAADCDVFLAVGTSLQVWPAAGLADIAVGSGARLVVVNAEPTPYDWTADLVVREPIGTSLPRLVAAD; translated from the coding sequence GTGACCGGCGCCGTCCCCGAGACCCTGCCCGAGTGGCTCACCGCCGCCCGGCGGATCACCGTGCTCACCGGCGCGGGGATCTCGACCGAGAGCGGCATCCCGGACTACCGCGGGCCCAACGGCGTCTGGACCCGCGACCCCGACGCCGAGAAGCTCGTGACCCTCGGCTACTACCTGGCCGATCCGGAGATCCGGCGCCGCTCCTGGCTGCTGCGCCGGGCGATGCAGGACGCCGATCCGCAGCCGAACGCCGGCCACCGGGCGCTGGTCGACCTCGAGCGGCAGGGGCGGCTGCGCGCGCTGGTCACCCAGAACATCGACGGGCTGCACCAGGCGGCCGGCTCCAGCGGCGAGCTGGTGCACGAGATCCACGGCACCGTGCACGAGGTCGTGTGCACCGACTGCGGCGACCGGACGACGATCCGCGAGGCGCTCGACCGCGTCGCGGCGGGCGAGCCCGATCCGGAGTGCCGGGTCTGCGGCGGCATCCTCAAGACGGCCACCGTCTACTTCGGCCAGATGCTCGAGGAGCGGGTCGTCGAGGCGTGCACCGCCGCGGCCGCCGACTGCGACGTCTTCCTCGCCGTCGGCACCTCGCTGCAGGTGTGGCCCGCGGCCGGGCTGGCCGACATCGCCGTCGGCTCCGGCGCCCGTCTCGTCGTCGTCAACGCCGAGCCGACGCCCTACGACTGGACGGCGGACCTCGTCGTCCGCGAGCCGATCGGCACCTCCCTGCCGCGACTGGTCGCGGCCGACTGA
- a CDS encoding AMP-binding protein, with amino-acid sequence MRVPLTTRDFLDRAELVYGDRIGIVDEPNQPAPSLGEVSYREVARRGRALQAGLDRLGIGEGERVAIVSHNAGRLLELLLAVPSSGRVAVPINFRLSPEEVGYIVGHSGARVLLVDPELESTLKGIEAEHRFGTGEEYEQLLDVDAEPRPWGEPDEDATATINYTSGTTARPKGVQMTHRNLWVNAVTFGMHMQVSDRDVYMHTLPMFHCNGWGLPYTMSGLGVRQVVLRKVDGAEILRRVDRHGVTLMAGAPAVWNAVLEAAADWDGEIPGRDRVRIVVAGAPPPSKTIARVEQELGWEFNQIYGLTETAPLLTINRPRAEYDELEPEERAKKLSRAGVPALGIRLRTSESGEVLAQGNVVLQGYWENPDASAEALEGGWFHTGDGGSIDEGGYVTISDRKKDVIITGGENVSSIEVEDVVFSHPAVAEVAVIGVPDDKWGEMVTAIVVVGEGEQVTAEEIIAHCRGRIAGYKIPKRVEFRDELARTATGKIQKFKLRESFWAGSERQVN; translated from the coding sequence ATGCGCGTGCCTCTGACCACCCGCGACTTCCTCGACCGCGCCGAGCTGGTCTACGGCGACCGGATCGGCATCGTGGACGAGCCGAACCAGCCGGCGCCCTCGCTCGGCGAGGTGAGCTACCGCGAGGTCGCCCGCCGCGGCCGCGCGCTGCAGGCGGGCCTGGATCGGCTGGGGATCGGCGAGGGCGAGCGGGTGGCGATCGTCAGCCACAACGCCGGCCGGCTGCTGGAGCTGCTGCTGGCCGTGCCGTCGTCGGGCCGGGTGGCGGTGCCGATCAACTTCCGGCTGTCGCCGGAGGAGGTCGGCTACATCGTCGGCCACTCCGGCGCCCGCGTGCTGCTGGTCGACCCGGAGCTGGAGTCGACGCTCAAGGGGATCGAGGCCGAGCACCGGTTCGGCACGGGGGAGGAGTACGAGCAGCTGCTCGACGTCGACGCCGAGCCCCGGCCGTGGGGGGAGCCCGACGAGGACGCCACCGCGACGATCAACTACACCAGCGGGACGACGGCCCGGCCCAAGGGCGTGCAGATGACCCATCGCAACCTGTGGGTCAACGCGGTCACCTTCGGCATGCACATGCAGGTCAGCGACCGCGACGTCTACATGCACACGCTGCCGATGTTCCACTGCAACGGCTGGGGCCTGCCGTACACGATGTCCGGCCTCGGCGTCCGGCAGGTCGTGCTGCGCAAGGTCGACGGCGCCGAGATCCTGCGCCGCGTCGACCGGCACGGCGTGACGCTGATGGCCGGGGCGCCGGCCGTCTGGAACGCCGTCCTGGAGGCGGCCGCCGACTGGGACGGCGAGATCCCCGGTCGCGACCGGGTGCGGATCGTCGTCGCCGGCGCGCCGCCGCCCTCGAAGACGATCGCCCGGGTCGAGCAGGAACTGGGGTGGGAGTTCAACCAGATCTACGGCCTGACCGAGACCGCGCCGCTGCTCACCATCAACCGGCCGCGGGCGGAGTACGACGAGCTGGAGCCGGAGGAGCGGGCCAAGAAGCTGTCCCGGGCCGGGGTCCCCGCGCTGGGCATCCGGCTGCGGACCAGTGAGTCCGGCGAGGTGCTGGCCCAGGGCAACGTCGTGCTCCAGGGCTACTGGGAGAACCCGGACGCGTCCGCGGAGGCGCTCGAGGGCGGCTGGTTCCACACCGGGGACGGCGGCTCGATCGACGAGGGCGGTTACGTCACCATCTCCGACCGCAAGAAGGACGTGATCATCACCGGCGGCGAGAACGTGTCCTCGATCGAGGTGGAGGACGTCGTCTTCAGCCACCCGGCCGTCGCCGAGGTCGCGGTCATCGGCGTCCCGGACGACAAGTGGGGCGAGATGGTCACCGCCATCGTGGTCGTCGGGGAGGGCGAGCAGGTCACCGCCGAGGAGATCATCGCCCACTGCCGCGGCAGGATCGCCGGCTACAAGATCCCCAAGCGCGTGGAGTTCCGGGACGAGCTCGCCCGGACCGCCACGGGCAAGATCCAGAAGTTCAAGCTCCGCGAGTCCTTCTGGGCCGGCTCGGAGCGCCAGGTCAATTGA
- a CDS encoding sirohydrochlorin chelatase, protein MSGPVAAPVLVACAHGTRNPTGRRLIAELALAARELRPGLVTTAAFVDVQPPTVVDVVAQLAASDRPTVVVPLLLSGGYHVHVDIAGAVAAAETAVAARPLGPDARLVAVLHDRLVEAGADPGDPATAVVLAAAGSSDRRSVADVEETAARLQRSWAGPVTTGYGSAATPPVPDAVSAARAQGAERVVIAAYLLAPGHFHDKLAGAGADVVTAPLLPDRRIAAVLLDRYDAALRAPGAAAG, encoded by the coding sequence GTGAGCGGTCCGGTCGCTGCCCCGGTGCTGGTGGCCTGCGCGCACGGCACGCGCAACCCCACGGGACGGCGGCTGATCGCCGAGCTGGCCCTCGCTGCCCGGGAGCTGCGCCCGGGGCTGGTGACGACGGCAGCCTTCGTCGACGTCCAGCCGCCCACCGTCGTGGACGTGGTGGCCCAGCTCGCCGCGTCGGACCGCCCTACGGTCGTCGTCCCCCTGCTGCTCTCGGGTGGCTACCACGTGCACGTCGACATCGCGGGCGCGGTCGCGGCCGCCGAGACCGCGGTCGCCGCCCGCCCCCTGGGGCCGGATGCGCGCCTGGTCGCGGTGCTGCACGACCGGCTGGTCGAGGCCGGCGCCGACCCGGGTGATCCCGCGACCGCGGTCGTCCTCGCCGCCGCCGGGTCGAGCGACCGCCGCTCCGTCGCCGACGTCGAGGAGACCGCGGCCCGGCTCCAGCGCTCGTGGGCGGGCCCCGTCACCACCGGCTACGGCTCAGCGGCGACGCCGCCGGTGCCCGACGCCGTGTCCGCCGCCCGGGCGCAGGGCGCGGAACGGGTCGTGATCGCCGCCTACCTGCTGGCGCCGGGTCATTTCCACGACAAGCTCGCCGGCGCGGGCGCCGACGTGGTGACCGCTCCCCTGCTGCCCGACCGGCGCATCGCCGCCGTGCTGCTCGACCGCTACGACGCCGCGCTCCGCGCCCCGGGAGCAGCCGCGGGGTGA
- a CDS encoding AAA family ATPase has protein sequence MSTAASTPIESSSQGAAAPVPPSVDASRLERVLFEIKRVIVGQDRLVERMLVALLARGHVLLEGVPGVAKTLAVETLATAVGGRFARLQFTPDLVPADIIGTRIYKAGQDTFDTELGPVFANFVLTDEINRAPAKVQSALLEVMAERQVSIGGVTHPLPDPFLVLATQNPIESEGVYPLPEAQRDRFLMKVLVDYPSPEEEREIVYRMGSEPPVAETVLSPGELIRLQKTASQVFVHHALVDYVVRLVVATRSPREHGMEDVATWVSYGASPRASLGLIAASRGLALVRGRDYVLPQDVLDVTADVLRHRLVLSYDALADGVPADHIVKRIVQTVPLPQVAPRQNAGGFGPSAPGGPHVPQPHFGPPQGVVPNGPVGNGPGPQAPSSNGYAQGPHPA, from the coding sequence GTGAGCACCGCTGCCAGCACGCCGATCGAGAGCTCTTCGCAGGGTGCGGCCGCACCGGTGCCGCCGTCGGTCGACGCGAGCCGGCTCGAGCGGGTGCTCTTCGAGATCAAGCGGGTGATCGTCGGCCAGGACCGTCTCGTCGAGCGGATGCTCGTGGCCCTCCTGGCCCGCGGCCACGTGCTGCTCGAGGGAGTCCCCGGCGTGGCGAAGACCCTCGCCGTGGAGACGCTGGCCACCGCCGTCGGCGGCCGCTTCGCCCGCCTGCAGTTCACCCCCGACCTGGTGCCGGCCGACATCATCGGCACGCGCATCTACAAGGCCGGGCAGGACACCTTCGACACCGAGCTCGGCCCGGTGTTCGCCAACTTCGTCCTGACCGACGAGATCAACCGCGCGCCGGCCAAGGTGCAGTCGGCGCTGCTCGAGGTCATGGCCGAGCGGCAGGTCTCGATCGGCGGCGTGACCCATCCGCTGCCCGACCCCTTCCTGGTGCTGGCGACGCAGAACCCGATCGAGTCCGAGGGGGTCTACCCGCTGCCCGAGGCGCAGCGCGACCGCTTCCTGATGAAGGTGCTCGTCGACTACCCGAGCCCCGAGGAGGAGCGCGAGATCGTGTACCGGATGGGCTCCGAGCCGCCGGTCGCCGAGACGGTGCTCAGCCCGGGCGAGCTCATCCGCCTGCAAAAGACGGCCTCGCAGGTGTTCGTGCACCACGCCCTGGTCGACTACGTCGTCCGACTGGTCGTCGCCACCCGGTCGCCCCGGGAGCACGGCATGGAGGACGTCGCGACCTGGGTGTCCTACGGCGCCAGCCCCCGCGCGTCGCTGGGCCTCATCGCCGCCAGCCGTGGGCTCGCGCTGGTCCGCGGGCGTGACTACGTGCTGCCGCAGGACGTCCTCGACGTGACCGCCGACGTGCTGCGGCACCGGCTGGTGCTGTCCTACGACGCCCTGGCCGACGGCGTGCCGGCCGACCACATCGTCAAGCGGATCGTCCAGACCGTGCCGCTGCCACAGGTCGCCCCGCGGCAGAACGCCGGCGGCTTCGGCCCGAGCGCCCCGGGTGGTCCGCACGTGCCGCAGCCGCACTTCGGGCCGCCGCAGGGTGTCGTCCCGAACGGTCCCGTGGGCAACGGTCCGGGCCCGCAGGCACCGAGTTCCAACGGGTACGCGCAGGGACCGCACCCGGCGTGA
- a CDS encoding DUF58 domain-containing protein: protein MILRRRGAADPPAPPPPAEHRGLLLHPATPGSGVDPGAGDGAPPRFTDGPADVLLRRLELTVRRRLDGLLQGDHLGLVPGSGSEAGDSRTYHPGDDVRRMDWPVTARTQVPHVRETIADRELETWAVVDLSASLDFGTANCQKRDLAIAGLAAVGHLTVHGGNRLGAVVTTGEQVTRHPAMPGRLAAERLLRSVVATPRAAGGRRGDLAAALESLRRPPRRRGLVVVISDFLGDLDWERPLRGLSTRHELLAIEVVDPRELELPDVGLLTVVDPESGQTLEVPTGNPEFRERFAAGAAAQRREIAAALRRAGAGHLQLRTDRDWLMDVVRFVADRRRAGSGGASR from the coding sequence GTGATCCTCCGTCGTCGCGGGGCCGCGGACCCGCCGGCCCCACCCCCGCCGGCCGAGCACCGGGGGCTGCTGCTGCACCCGGCGACGCCCGGTTCGGGCGTCGACCCGGGTGCGGGTGACGGGGCGCCGCCGCGGTTCACCGACGGCCCCGCCGACGTGCTGCTGCGGCGTCTCGAGCTCACCGTGCGCCGGCGCCTCGACGGCCTGCTGCAGGGCGACCACCTGGGTCTCGTGCCCGGTTCCGGCTCGGAGGCCGGCGACTCGCGCACCTACCACCCGGGGGACGACGTCCGCCGCATGGACTGGCCCGTGACGGCGCGCACCCAGGTGCCCCACGTCCGGGAGACCATCGCCGACCGCGAGCTCGAGACGTGGGCGGTGGTCGACCTGTCCGCGAGCCTCGACTTCGGCACGGCCAACTGCCAGAAGCGCGACCTGGCCATCGCCGGCCTGGCCGCGGTGGGACACCTCACCGTGCACGGCGGCAACCGGCTCGGCGCCGTCGTGACCACGGGCGAGCAGGTGACCCGCCACCCGGCGATGCCCGGGCGACTGGCCGCCGAGCGGCTGCTGCGCTCGGTGGTGGCGACCCCGCGGGCGGCCGGCGGCCGGCGCGGGGACCTGGCGGCGGCGCTGGAGTCGCTGCGCCGGCCCCCGCGGCGGCGCGGGCTGGTCGTCGTGATCTCCGACTTCCTGGGCGACCTCGACTGGGAGCGGCCGCTGCGCGGGCTGTCGACCCGGCACGAGCTGCTGGCGATCGAGGTGGTGGATCCGCGGGAGCTGGAGCTGCCGGATGTCGGCCTGCTGACGGTTGTGGACCCGGAGAGCGGGCAGACCCTGGAGGTGCCGACCGGCAACCCCGAGTTCCGCGAGCGGTTCGCCGCCGGCGCGGCGGCGCAGCGGCGGGAGATCGCCGCCGCCCTGCGCCGGGCCGGGGCCGGTCACCTGCAGCTGCGCACCGACCGGGACTGGCTCATGGACGTCGTCCGGTTCGTCGCCGACCGCCGCCGGGCCGGCAGCGGGGGAGCGTCGCGATGA